One Diospyros lotus cultivar Yz01 chromosome 1, ASM1463336v1, whole genome shotgun sequence genomic window carries:
- the LOC127789396 gene encoding hexose carrier protein HEX6-like isoform X1, whose translation MAMGLAAKSEGGGNYSGRITSLLVLSCLVAATGGVIFGYDIGISGGVTSMEPFLEKFFPEVYAKMKEDAKTSNYCKFDSQLLTSFTSSLYVAGLIASFFASPVTKAFGRKPSILAGGAAFLAGAALGGVALNVYMLIFGRVLLGIGIGFANQSAPLYLSEMAPPKHRGAINNGFQLSVGIGVLSANLINYATEKIKAGWGWRISLAMAAFPASILTLGSLFLPETPNSLIQNSSDHQKANLMLQRIRGTAEVQAELDDLIKASEISKTIKHPFKKIIERQYRPQLVMAMAIPFFQQVTGINVISFYAPVLFRTIGLSESASLLSAAIVTGVVGTSSTFISMLIVDKLGRRVLLILGGIQMLVSQIVVGSMMAAELGEHGGISKDSAFVVLIFICIYVAGFGWSWGPLGWLIPSEIFPLEIRSAGQSINVAVNFLFTFIVAQTFLAMLCRFKAGIFFFFAGWAAAMTGFVYLFLPETKNVPIEQMGSVWRQHWFWRRFVGEEIEDK comes from the exons ATGGCAATGGGACTGGCAGCGAAGAGTGAAGGTGGGGGGAATTACAGCGGCAGGATCACCTCACTTCTTGTGTTATCTTGCCTGGTGGCGGCCACTGGAGGGGTCATCTTCGGCTACGATATTGGAATTTCAG GTGGAGTAACCTCCATGGAGCCattcctggaaaaattcttcccGGAGGTGTATGCCAAGATGAAAGAGGACGCCAAGACAAGCAACTACTGCAAATTTGACAGCCAATTGTTGACCTCATTCACATCCTCCCTCTACGTGGCTGGCCTAATTGCTTCGTTCTTCGCGTCGCCAGTCACCAAAGCCTTTGGCCGCAAGCCATCAATACTTGCTGGCGGAGCTGCTTTCCTTGCCGGTGCAGCCCTGGGTGGTGTAGCTTTGAATGTATACATGCTGATATTTGGCCGCGTCTTGCTTGGCATTGGGATTGGCTTCGCAAACCAG TCAGCTCCATTATATCTGTCAGAAATGGCCCCACCAAAGCACAGGGGAGCAATCAACAATGGCTTCCAGTTGAGCGTTGGCATTGGCGTTCTATCAGCAAACCTCATCAACTATGCCACCGAAAAGATCAAGGCCGGCTGGGGCTGGAGAATCTCCCTCGCCATGGCAGCTTTCCCGGCTTCAATCCTAACTCTGGGATCCCTCTTCCTCCCAGAAACACCCAACAGCCTAATTCAGAACAGCAGTGATCACCAAAAGGCAAATCTGATGCTGCAGCGAATCAGAGGCACCGCAGAAGTCCAAGCTGAATTAGATGATCTCATAAAAGCAAGCGAGATATCTAAAACCATCAAGCACCCATTCAAGAAAATCATAGAGAGGCAATACCGACCTCAGCTAGTCATGGCAATGGCGATACCATTCTTTCAGCAAGTCACAGGAATCAACGTCATCTCCTTCTATGCTCCAGTCCTTTTTCGGACAATAGGCCTGAGTGAAAGTGCATCGCTCCTATCAGCAGCGATTGTAACCGGGGTTGTGGGCACCAGCTCAACCTTCATATCTATGCTGATAGTAGATAAACTTGGCAGAAGAGTTCTGCTTATTCTTGGGGGAATTCAAATGCTG GTATCACAGATAGTTGTCGGAAGCATGATGGCGGCTGAGCTAGGTGAACACGGTGGGATAAGCAAAGACTCTGCTTTTGTGGTACTAATCTTCATCTGCATCTATGTTGCTGGATTTGGGTGGTCATGGGGGCCGTTGGGATGGCTAATTCCCAGTGAGATTTTCCCGTTGGAGATTCGATCGGCAGGGCAGAGTATCAATGTGGCCGTAAACTTTCTCTTCACTTTCATTGTTGCTCAGACCTTTCTGGCCATGCTCTGCCGCTTCAAAGCTgggattttcttcttctttgcggGCTGGGCGGCCGCGATGACCGGATTTGTCTACTTGTTTCTGCCGGAGACTAAGAATGTGCCGATTGAACAGATGGGTAGTGTGTGGAGGCAACACTGGTTTTGGAGGAGATTTGTTGGGGAAGAGATTGAAGACAAGTGA
- the LOC127789396 gene encoding hexose carrier protein HEX6-like isoform X2: MEPFLEKFFPEVYAKMKEDAKTSNYCKFDSQLLTSFTSSLYVAGLIASFFASPVTKAFGRKPSILAGGAAFLAGAALGGVALNVYMLIFGRVLLGIGIGFANQSAPLYLSEMAPPKHRGAINNGFQLSVGIGVLSANLINYATEKIKAGWGWRISLAMAAFPASILTLGSLFLPETPNSLIQNSSDHQKANLMLQRIRGTAEVQAELDDLIKASEISKTIKHPFKKIIERQYRPQLVMAMAIPFFQQVTGINVISFYAPVLFRTIGLSESASLLSAAIVTGVVGTSSTFISMLIVDKLGRRVLLILGGIQMLVSQIVVGSMMAAELGEHGGISKDSAFVVLIFICIYVAGFGWSWGPLGWLIPSEIFPLEIRSAGQSINVAVNFLFTFIVAQTFLAMLCRFKAGIFFFFAGWAAAMTGFVYLFLPETKNVPIEQMGSVWRQHWFWRRFVGEEIEDK, encoded by the exons ATGGAGCCattcctggaaaaattcttcccGGAGGTGTATGCCAAGATGAAAGAGGACGCCAAGACAAGCAACTACTGCAAATTTGACAGCCAATTGTTGACCTCATTCACATCCTCCCTCTACGTGGCTGGCCTAATTGCTTCGTTCTTCGCGTCGCCAGTCACCAAAGCCTTTGGCCGCAAGCCATCAATACTTGCTGGCGGAGCTGCTTTCCTTGCCGGTGCAGCCCTGGGTGGTGTAGCTTTGAATGTATACATGCTGATATTTGGCCGCGTCTTGCTTGGCATTGGGATTGGCTTCGCAAACCAG TCAGCTCCATTATATCTGTCAGAAATGGCCCCACCAAAGCACAGGGGAGCAATCAACAATGGCTTCCAGTTGAGCGTTGGCATTGGCGTTCTATCAGCAAACCTCATCAACTATGCCACCGAAAAGATCAAGGCCGGCTGGGGCTGGAGAATCTCCCTCGCCATGGCAGCTTTCCCGGCTTCAATCCTAACTCTGGGATCCCTCTTCCTCCCAGAAACACCCAACAGCCTAATTCAGAACAGCAGTGATCACCAAAAGGCAAATCTGATGCTGCAGCGAATCAGAGGCACCGCAGAAGTCCAAGCTGAATTAGATGATCTCATAAAAGCAAGCGAGATATCTAAAACCATCAAGCACCCATTCAAGAAAATCATAGAGAGGCAATACCGACCTCAGCTAGTCATGGCAATGGCGATACCATTCTTTCAGCAAGTCACAGGAATCAACGTCATCTCCTTCTATGCTCCAGTCCTTTTTCGGACAATAGGCCTGAGTGAAAGTGCATCGCTCCTATCAGCAGCGATTGTAACCGGGGTTGTGGGCACCAGCTCAACCTTCATATCTATGCTGATAGTAGATAAACTTGGCAGAAGAGTTCTGCTTATTCTTGGGGGAATTCAAATGCTG GTATCACAGATAGTTGTCGGAAGCATGATGGCGGCTGAGCTAGGTGAACACGGTGGGATAAGCAAAGACTCTGCTTTTGTGGTACTAATCTTCATCTGCATCTATGTTGCTGGATTTGGGTGGTCATGGGGGCCGTTGGGATGGCTAATTCCCAGTGAGATTTTCCCGTTGGAGATTCGATCGGCAGGGCAGAGTATCAATGTGGCCGTAAACTTTCTCTTCACTTTCATTGTTGCTCAGACCTTTCTGGCCATGCTCTGCCGCTTCAAAGCTgggattttcttcttctttgcggGCTGGGCGGCCGCGATGACCGGATTTGTCTACTTGTTTCTGCCGGAGACTAAGAATGTGCCGATTGAACAGATGGGTAGTGTGTGGAGGCAACACTGGTTTTGGAGGAGATTTGTTGGGGAAGAGATTGAAGACAAGTGA
- the LOC127789704 gene encoding hexose carrier protein HEX6-like, translating to SSQSNEWGVCFKTVRPVCLPLSVAVAMAMARKSQIGEQYNGRVTTIVVLSCVIAAAGGLIFGYDIGITGGVTSMEPFLKKFFPGVYTKMEEDTNISNYCKFDSQLLTLFTSSHYVAGLIASFFASYVTKSYGRKPAILAGGAAFLAGSALTGAALNVYMLIFGRVLLGLGVGFTNQSVPMYLSEMAPPRHRGAISNGFHFSVGIGVLMANLINYGTEKIKGGWGWRISLAMAAFPASVLTLGALFLPETPNSLIQQCNDHQKAKLMLQRVRSTEEVQAEFNDLIKASEISKTIEHPFKKIIQRKYRPQLLFFVKRQRFGKGRKAFWQPLWLPKTAAFWALGRGPKRQPSCRFTWRAEPCLLACLLSDCRCSTSPLYDAICTV from the exons TCTTCTCAATCTAATGAATGGGGAGTCTGCTTTAAGACCGTCCGCCCTGTCTGTCTCCCTCTCTCTGTGGCTGTGGCAATGGCAATGGCGAGGAAAAGCCAGATTGGGGAACAGTACAACGGAAGGGTGACCACAATTGTTGTTTTGTCTTGCGTGATAGCTGCTGCTGGGGGACTAATCTTCGGATACGACATCGGAATTACAG GTGGAGTGACTTCCATGGAGCCATTTCTGAAGAAATTCTTCCCAGGAGTCTATACCAAGATGGAAGAGGACACCAACATCAGCAACTACTGCAAATTTGACAGCCAATTGCTGACATTATTCACATCCTCCCACTATGTGGCTGGCCTCATTGCTTCCTTCTTTGCATCGTATGTCACCAAATCCTATGGCCGCAAGCCAGCAATCCTCGCCGGAGGGGCTGCATTCCTTGCTGGTTCCGCCCTCACTGGTGCAGCCCTGAATGTCTACATGCTCATATTTGGCCGTGTGTTGCTTGGTTTAGGTGTTGGCTTCACGAACCAG TCTGTGCCAATGTACCTCTCTGAAATGGCTCCACCAAGACACAGAGGAGCTATCAGTAATGGCTTCCATTTTAGTGTTGGCATTGGCGTCCTGATGGCGAACCTTATCAACTATGGCACCGAGAAGATCAAAGGCGGATGGGGCTGGAGAATCTCCCTTGCCATGGCAGCTTTCCCTGCTTCAGTTCTCACTCTAGGAGCCCTCTTCCTCCCAGAAACTCCCAACAGCCTAATCCAGCAATGCAATGATCACCAAAAGGCGAAGCTGATGCTGCAGCGAGTCAGGAGCACTGAAGAAGTCCAAGCTGAATTCAATGATCTGATAAAAGCAAGTGAGATATCGAAAACCATCGAGCATCCATTCAAgaaaatcatacaaagaaaatacaggcctcaattgttgttttttgtgAAGCGGCAGCGTTTTGGCAAAGGCAGGAAGGCCTTTTGGCAACCCCTATGGCTGCCCAAAACGGCAGCGTTTTGGGCTCTGGGTAGAGGGCCAAAACGGCAACCGTCTTGCCGTTTCACTTGGCGTGCTGAACCTTGTCTTTTAGCCTGCCTCCTCTCCGATTGTCGATGCTCTACTTCACCTTTATACGATGCAATCTGCACTGTTTGA
- the LOC127789329 gene encoding hexose carrier protein HEX6-like: MGDPLMLISSSQVGLLSPCLPFPGNLSLSFSLSLSLCEEGESLVEEAMAVGIAIESQGGKQYNGRMTSFVVLSCMMAAMGGVIFGYDIGISGGVTSMASFLKKFFPEVYKKMEEDAKISNYCKFDSQLLTSFTSSLYVAGLIASFFASSITKALGRKPSILIGGAAFLAGAALGGAAFNVLMLIFGRILLGIGVGFANQSVPLYLSEMAPPRYRGAINNGFQFSVGIGALIANLINYGTEKIKAGWGWRISLAMAALPASILTLGALFLPETPNSLIQLSKDREKAKLMLQRIRGTEDVQAEFDDLIKASEISKTIKHPFKKILQRKYRPQLVMAIAIPFFQQVTGINVIAFYCPLLFRTFGLGESASLMSSVVTGVVGTSSTFISMLIVDKLGRRVLLMAGGIQMVISQALVGGLLAAQLGDHGGVSKGYAIVVLVLISVYVAGFGWSWGPLGWLIPSEIFPLEIRSAGQSINVAVNFLFTFIVAQTFLAMLCHFKAGIFFFFGGWVVVMTVFVYLFLPETKNVPIEVMDRVWREHWFWKRIVGEEYEVSKKDEQ, encoded by the exons ATGGGTGACCCTTTGATGCTGATCTCTAGCAGTCAAGTTGGACTCCTCTCTCCATGCTTACCATTCCCaggcaatctctctctctctttctctctctctctctctctctgtgaagaAGGAGAGAGCTTGGTGGAAGAAGCCATGGCAGTGGGAATAGCAATTGAAAGCCAAGGTGGGAAACAGTACAATGGCAGGATGACATCATTTGTAGTGTTATCTTGCATGATGGCTGCCATGGGAGGAGTCATCTTTGGCTATGATATTGGAATTTCAG GTGGAGTGACCTCCATGGCATCATTTCTGAAGAAATTCTTCCCAGAGGTGTACAAGAAGATGGAAGAGGACGCCAAGATCAGCAACTACTGCAAATTTGACAGCCAACTGCTAACTTCATTCACATCTTCCCTCTATGTGGCTGGCCTCATTGCTTCCTTCTTCGCCTCATCGATCACCAAGGCCTTAGGCCGGAAGCCATCGATACTCATCGGGGGAGCTGCATTCCTCGCCGGGGCAGCGCTTGGAGGCGCAGCTTTTAACGTGCTCATGCTCATATTTGGCCGCATCTTGCTTGGCATTGGAGTTGGCTTTGCAAACCAG TCAGTGCCATTGTACCTATCTGAGATGGCTCCGCCAAGATACAGAGGAGCAATCAACAATGGCTTCCAATTCAGTGTTGGAATTGGGGCTTTGATAGCAAACCTTATCAACTATGGCACCGAGAAGATAAAAGCCGGGTGGGGATGGAGAATCTCCCTGGCCATGGCAGCTCTCCCGGCTTCAATCCTAACTCTAGGTGCCCTTTTCCTCCCGGAAACACCTAACAGCCTAATTCAACTAAGCAAGGATCGTGAAAAGGCCAAGCTGATGCTGCAAAGAATCCGGGGCACAGAAGATGTGCAAGCAGAGTTTGATGATCTCATAAAAGCAAGCGAAATATCGAAAACCATCAAGCACCCATTCAAGAAAATCTTGCAAAGGAAATACAGGCCTCAACTAGTCATGGCAATAGCCATACCATTCTTTCAACAGGTTACAGGGATCAATGTCATTGCCTTCTATTGTCCTCTTCTCTTTCGAACCTTCGGCCTAG GTGAAAGCGCATCTCTGATGTCATCGGTTGTCACCGGAGTTGTAGGAACAAGCTCAACCTTCATATCAATGTTGATAGTAGACAAGCTTGGAAGAAGGGTTCTTCTTATGGCTGGGGGAATCCAAATGGTGATCTCACAAGCTCTAGTTGGAGGGTTATTGGCAGCTCAGTTGGGTGACCATGGAGGAGTGAGCAAAGGGTATGCCATTGTGGTTCTGGTTTTGATTTCAGTTTATGTTGCAGGGTTTGGCTGGTCATGGGGGCCATTGGGGTGGCTGATTCCAAGTGAAATTTTCCCGCTGGAGATTCGATCAGCCGGGCAGAGTATCAATGTGGCAGTGAACTTTCTCTTCACTTTCATTGTTGCTCAAACTTTTTTGGCCATGCTCTGCCACTTCAAGGCTgggattttcttcttctttggagGGTGGGTTGTGGTGATGACTGTGTTTGTTTACTTGTTCTTGCCTGAGACTAAGAATGTGCCAATTGAAGTGATGGATAGAGTGTGGAGGGAACATTGGTTCTGGAAGAGAATCGTGGGGGAAGAGTATGAAGTGAGCAAAAAGGATGAACAATAA